Proteins from one Sulfurovum sp. TSL1 genomic window:
- a CDS encoding DNA polymerase IV, translating to MFLHIDIDSFFASAERSVCHRLKGIPMCVGSRSNLEIFNKKRTHIRLMNDNSGAFVAPVFYSDKKKTFESYFVDEIEGRKKIRGIVTTASYEARVYGVKTAMPIAQALQLCPKLTVVPSNYPLYHKLSHQIHAFISAHIPQVEQYSIDEFFGDVSGWKKDEEVYAFAKELQAKILEHFDIPVSIGISKSKWIAKLATESAKPYGVYEVKDIDSYIENIPIKEFPGIGKGFQKRLEAHYISTLGDIKRHKRLFESWKKPGVQLYRRVTGTDQEGISSRGERKSIGISRTFDAIHESDEIKRRIMIMARHIIYMVMAMEVNPTSYYLRIGYEYGTRVKKTMTVDRVFSETLFKSMLSEMYKEIALANKGAVKLTLNVSNFASLNLKTLSLIDFHEDSKEKTLHQNIHALRARFGLDIIKTGNEF from the coding sequence TTGTTTTTGCATATCGATATAGACAGTTTTTTTGCTTCTGCCGAACGGAGTGTGTGCCATAGGCTCAAAGGTATACCTATGTGTGTCGGATCCCGCAGTAACCTTGAGATCTTTAACAAAAAACGTACCCATATCAGGCTTATGAATGACAATTCCGGTGCTTTTGTGGCTCCTGTGTTCTATAGTGATAAAAAGAAGACATTCGAGTCTTACTTTGTGGATGAGATAGAAGGAAGAAAAAAGATAAGGGGTATCGTGACCACTGCAAGTTATGAAGCCAGGGTATACGGAGTGAAGACAGCCATGCCTATCGCCCAGGCCTTACAGCTTTGCCCCAAGTTAACGGTTGTACCTTCGAACTATCCACTTTATCATAAGCTTTCTCATCAAATACATGCATTTATATCTGCACATATACCACAGGTGGAACAGTACAGCATAGATGAGTTTTTCGGAGATGTCAGCGGATGGAAAAAAGATGAAGAGGTGTATGCTTTTGCAAAAGAGCTGCAGGCAAAGATACTGGAACATTTTGACATTCCTGTTTCTATAGGCATTTCAAAATCCAAATGGATCGCTAAACTGGCAACAGAGTCTGCCAAGCCTTACGGCGTCTATGAAGTGAAAGACATAGATAGCTATATAGAAAATATCCCTATCAAAGAGTTTCCGGGTATAGGTAAGGGGTTTCAAAAGAGGCTGGAGGCACATTACATTTCTACACTGGGTGATATAAAACGGCATAAAAGACTTTTTGAATCATGGAAAAAACCCGGTGTTCAACTTTATAGACGTGTCACAGGAACAGATCAGGAAGGTATCAGCAGCAGAGGGGAGAGGAAATCCATAGGCATCAGCCGTACGTTTGATGCGATACATGAGAGTGATGAGATAAAGAGACGTATTATGATCATGGCAAGGCATATCATCTATATGGTTATGGCCATGGAGGTGAATCCTACAAGCTATTATCTGAGAATAGGATATGAGTATGGTACCAGAGTAAAAAAGACTATGACCGTGGACAGAGTATTTTCTGAAACACTTTTTAAGTCCATGCTTTCAGAGATGTATAAAGAGATAGCCCTGGCCAATAAAGGGGCTGTCAAACTGACACTGAACGTTTCAAACTTTGCATCACTTAACCTAAAAACACTTTCACTGATAGATTTTCATGAGGACAGCAAAGAAAAAACATTACATCAAAATATACATGCGTTAAGGGCACGTTTTGGGCTGGATATTATTAAAACAGGGAATGAATTTTAA
- a CDS encoding EAL domain-containing protein: protein MNLQRLFSKIKELQTVDDSLVIALYTLSTRALLVVVLLAILVTVALYPELSGSILVWALGLMLLTGYRLYSAYMFRKNPKKYSMAFWYKKFAFTTILTALIFSTLGFVFIHQVDHYYQLYIVAVLVGLSLCSTLSLAVDARLNIIYSAILLLPLIYTMAFLYDTPLHIILTISLILYFIAQVTNIYNMYRQKNAFNMLQSEHMLLNSLFKNAPLGIFTYNKDLKVLECNEQLNKLLEYEKDEMIGMDLHILPDKDIVKVLENAIIEGTESYEGPYVSLKNKSFWIDAKVFSFTDLDNNILGGVGIIEDKTNEHAALTELEYMVQHDVLTGLFNRRGFRNYMEKLVTSAKHQTYFSILFYLDLNQFKSINDSLGHQVGDDVLLVVSKRLTDLLGEDRMVSRLGGDEFIIIIPHVSEDKHMAYKEAEAFSREIQDLFLEPFIIQEMHLHIKSSIGIVLMEPAYTNINEIIRHADLSMYQAKNDNGHVAYYDPSLDKQQKELFILQHDLAYAVKKDQLGLMYQPVVSIDGDVVSSAEALIRWEHPDRGFLSPQDFIPLAIKAGLLSHITWWVLDNVCQHISQWKKENRWKLEYISINVNAQQFVETDFASEFLKKLREYGLETQDIMIEITERSLIDNFDNTEDVINELRRQGVRCAIDDFGIGYSSLSYLKKLSFHTLKIDKEFIKNIESIPKEVHLISSILDIGRQFDYNIVIEGIENVQQQELLRELDPKLRYQGYHFCKAIDIEEFTERFLK, encoded by the coding sequence ATGAATTTACAAAGATTATTCTCGAAAATAAAAGAGCTTCAAACGGTGGATGACTCTTTGGTCATTGCACTTTATACACTTTCAACCAGGGCACTCCTGGTTGTTGTTCTGTTAGCTATTTTAGTCACTGTGGCCTTATATCCGGAACTTAGTGGCAGTATTTTAGTGTGGGCACTGGGTTTGATGCTCCTAACAGGATATAGGCTTTATTCTGCCTATATGTTTAGAAAAAACCCTAAAAAATACTCCATGGCATTCTGGTATAAAAAGTTTGCCTTTACTACTATATTGACCGCACTTATTTTCTCAACATTAGGTTTTGTTTTTATCCATCAAGTGGATCACTACTATCAACTTTATATCGTTGCGGTACTTGTAGGCCTCTCTTTGTGTTCTACACTCTCTTTAGCGGTAGATGCACGGCTCAACATCATATATTCAGCTATTCTTTTATTACCTCTTATTTATACCATGGCATTTCTTTATGATACACCTTTGCATATCATACTTACCATTTCATTGATCTTGTATTTTATTGCACAAGTGACCAATATCTATAATATGTATCGACAGAAGAATGCTTTTAATATGTTGCAGTCAGAACATATGCTTTTAAACAGTCTATTTAAAAATGCACCGCTAGGTATCTTTACCTATAATAAAGATCTAAAGGTCCTGGAGTGCAATGAACAGTTAAATAAACTATTAGAGTATGAAAAAGATGAGATGATAGGAATGGATCTTCATATACTTCCGGACAAGGATATAGTAAAAGTATTAGAAAATGCCATTATAGAGGGTACAGAGTCTTATGAAGGTCCTTATGTATCTCTCAAGAATAAGTCGTTTTGGATCGATGCTAAAGTGTTCTCTTTTACTGACCTGGATAATAATATTTTGGGCGGTGTAGGCATCATAGAGGATAAAACGAACGAACATGCCGCCTTAACAGAGCTTGAATATATGGTACAGCATGATGTGCTGACCGGTTTGTTTAATCGTAGAGGTTTTCGAAACTATATGGAGAAGCTTGTAACGAGTGCAAAACATCAAACATATTTTTCCATACTTTTTTATCTTGACCTGAATCAGTTTAAAAGTATTAATGATTCTTTGGGACATCAAGTTGGAGATGATGTGCTGCTTGTTGTTTCAAAACGTTTGACAGATCTTTTAGGAGAAGATCGTATGGTAAGCAGACTGGGGGGAGATGAATTTATCATTATCATTCCACATGTATCAGAAGACAAACATATGGCATATAAAGAAGCTGAAGCGTTTTCCAGAGAGATACAGGATCTGTTCTTGGAACCATTTATCATACAAGAAATGCATTTACATATTAAATCAAGTATAGGTATCGTTCTTATGGAACCGGCTTATACAAATATCAACGAGATCATTAGACATGCTGATCTCTCTATGTATCAGGCAAAGAATGATAATGGACATGTTGCATATTATGATCCATCGTTAGATAAACAACAAAAAGAGCTATTTATACTTCAGCATGATCTGGCCTATGCAGTCAAAAAAGATCAGTTGGGTCTTATGTATCAACCTGTAGTTTCCATAGATGGAGATGTAGTGAGTTCTGCTGAGGCACTTATACGTTGGGAACATCCGGATAGAGGGTTCCTGTCACCACAGGATTTTATACCATTGGCCATTAAAGCAGGTTTGCTTTCACACATTACATGGTGGGTTCTTGACAATGTATGTCAACATATCTCTCAGTGGAAAAAAGAGAATAGGTGGAAGCTTGAGTATATTTCGATCAATGTGAATGCACAGCAATTTGTAGAAACTGATTTTGCTAGTGAATTCCTTAAAAAGTTAAGAGAGTATGGTCTAGAGACTCAAGATATCATGATAGAGATCACAGAACGGTCACTCATCGATAATTTTGATAATACAGAAGATGTAATTAATGAATTACGCAGACAGGGAGTGAGATGTGCCATTGATGATTTTGGTATAGGCTACTCTTCTCTATCTTATCTGAAGAAGCTTTCTTTCCATACATTGAAAATAGATAAGGAATTTATAAAAAATATAGAATCCATTCCTAAAGAGGTACATCTTATTTCAAGTATTTTGGACATAGGAAGACAATTTGACTACAACATCGTTATCGAAGGTATTGAAAATGTACAGCAGCAAGAGCTTCTTAGAGAGTTAGATCCAAAACTCAGGTATCAGGGATATCATTTTTGCAAAGCCATTGATATAGAAGAGTTTACTGAACGTTTTTTAAAATAG